The Chryseobacterium sp. JV274 sequence TTCCGATGTCTTATTTTGATCAGTACAATGTTTCTTTCAGGAATTCAAGTAAGTTTTTGGATGATAAACTGACATTAGACGCTAACTTTATTGGTTCATTACAGGAAAGTAAGAACAGACAGACTCCCGGAGCTTCTTTTTCTCCTTTGACGAGTTTGTACTGGTTACCGAGAGGAGTAGATTTTGATCAATATGGAGCTGATAATTATTCTTATTTAGATAAAACAAGATTTTTGCCGGCTCAGAACTGGTGGGAAGTAAATCCAGACGGAAGTTTCAAAGGAAATCCGGTAACGCAGAATCCTTACTGGATCTTAAACAGAAACCCTGTTACAGTTAGCAATAAAAATACATACGGAGCTCTATCATTGTCTTACCAGATCAATCCTTGGTTAACAGCGAGAGTAAGAGGAAACTATAGCTGGAATATTTCAGATAGCCAGCGTGATATTGCAGCCTTTTCAGCACCAAGTTTACTGGCTAATGGTACTAATGGTAGAATGCTTAAAAATACGTATGAAAATTCTTCTACTTACGGCGATGTTTTGTTAATAGGTAGTCCTAAAATAAGTGAGTCAATCTCTTTAGATTTTACAGTAGGAGGAAGTATCAATACAACAAGAAATAAAATAGGACAAATTGATAATGCTTATCTGGCAAATCCTAACCTTTTCACTTTGAATAACCTTCAGTGGAATGTAAACAGATCGCCAGGAGATGGGTATCATAATATCTATACGAACATGAAAAAACAGGTACAGTCCGTTTTTGCGAGTGCTTCCGTTGGATATAAAAATATGTTCTATGTAGATATGACCTTCAGAAACGACTGGGATTCTACTTTGGCATTAACAGGAAGAACAGGCTTTGACTACGAATCTGTAGGTGCTAACGCTATCCTATCTTCTATCTTTAAACTTCCGGAAGTGATTAATTTCTGGAAGGTAAGAGGGTCTTATGCAACTGTTGGTTTGGGATTACCTACCAATATTACTAATGCAATGGTTGAATATAGCAAAGGGTATGTATATGGAGTAGACGCAGGAACAATTGTGTATCCTAAAAGTTCTTTTGCTACAGGTGCTGGTTTTGAAGCATTGCTTCCAAAGCCAGAACTTAACAAAACTTTTGAAGCTGGGACAGAGTTAAGATTGTTGAATAACAAATTAAATTTTGATATTACTTATTATAACTCCAATACCAGTAACCAGTTGTTGGAAACTACAATTCCGTCCTATTTAGGAGGACTGGCACCTGGATCATATTATATCAATGCAGGGAAAATCCGAAATACAGGTTTTGAATCTTCATTATCGTATAAAATATTTGGTTCAGAGAAATTTGGATGGACAACTACATTGAATGCATCAGCTAATAAGAATAAGATTGTTGAATTATTTCCTACAAGTATAAATGTTTCTCAGGAGCTTACTTTCCCATTGACTGGTGGAGGTGATTATACAAAACTTAAACTGGGAGGATCTTTTGGAGACCTTTATGGAATCAAGTTTAAAAGAGATGATCAGGGACGTATTCTTGTGAATGAAAAAGGCGTTCCTTTAGCAGAGGGTATTCCTTCTTATCTAGGAAATCCTAACCCTAAATTTATTATGGGATTCAATAACTCATTTAATATTGGTAAATTGGGAATATCATTCCTTATTGATGGTAAATTTGGAGGTAAAGTTCTTTCTCTTACAGAAAAAGCGAATGATATATATGGGGTAAGCCAGTCGACTGCTGACGCAAGAGACGCAGGAGGTGTATCTATTCCAAATGCAGTCTATGCACCTGGGACACCTAATGCAGGACAAGCTTATACTGGATTGACGAATGCAAAAGATTATTATAAAGCAGTAGGAACAACCGAAGGATTTGGAAAAGGAGTTGATGAAGCTTATCTGTATAGTGCTACAACAATACGTCTACGCCAGGCATCTGTTTCATATATGTTTGATGTCAACTCAAAATATTTGAAAAATGCAACGGTAAGCTTAGTAGGAACCAATTTATTTTTCTTCTATAAAAAAGCACCATTTGATCCGGAACAGGTATCAGGAAATACGCCTGGTGGAGTGGGAGTAGACTCATTCGGTCTGCCGGTTACCAGATCTATCGGATTATCATTAAAAGCTAACTTCTAACTTTTACAATTACGAAAATGAAAATTAATACTATTAAAACATTGGTATTTGGAGCAGCAGTGCTGTTTTCCGCATCAGGATGTACCAATGACTTTGATCAATATAACCAGGAAAAGCTGGGAGGCCCTGAAAATTTTTACGCAGATTTTATCGCCGTTGTTAATCCTATGAAATCTATCCAGAGAGGGCTTCAGGCAGATTATCAGCTGTATCCTAACTTAAGTGCAGATATGTACAGCGGAATGTTCAGTACAGCAACACCATTCAACGGAGGGGTAAATAACCTTACTTATTCTATGATGGACGGGTGGAACAACAGGATTATTGCCAGACAACAGGATATCTTTAACTATTCTATCATTATTGATAATGCCGCCAAAAACAATTATCAAGGAGTTGATTTTACAGGAACATTTGCTGTTAAGAAAATTCTTAAAGTGATTACAGCGGCTAGAGTATCAGATAATCACGGTCCGGTAGTTTACAGTAAATATGAAAAACCGAATCCTAATGGAGTTACTGATTTTGATTCCCAACAGGATGCCTACAATTATTTTATCGCTGACCTTAGTACTGCTATTACAGACTTGCAGAAAGTAATGGCAATGCCGGCGACAAAGAACGTAGAAGATAAAACATCATTGAAAAATGCAGATTTAGTGTATGGAGGAAATATGGCTCAGTGGGCAAAACTGGCAAATTCATTAAAGCTGAGGTTAGCAATGAGAATAAGCTATGCTGATCCTGCAAAATCAAAACAATATGCAGAAGAGGCTTTGGCTTCATCAGCAGGGTTGATTACTGATAACGCAGACAATGCTTTGATCAGTGTAGGACAATCAGAATTGAGCTTCATCATTTATTCATGGGGAGATTGTTTAATAGGTGCACCTTTGATGGCTTATATGAACGGATATAACGATCCAAGACTTCCGGCATATGCTATTCCGGCATCAGATGCTGGTTTACAAGGAAAATATATAGGAATACGCCAGGGGATTGATTTACTAAATGGTAAATCAACGTACGGAGGATTCTCACAACCACAGGCAAAATCTGCCAACGGAGATTATTTTTCCGGTACAGATGGTAAAATGAAATTATTCACTGCTGCAGAAACATGGTTCCTGAAGGCTGAAGCTGCTTTGAGAGGATATGCAGGAGCAGGAGATATTCAAACCAACTATACTACCGGAGTTCAGCAGTCTTTCGGAGAATGGGGAAAAAGTGCCAATGTTGCCACTTATCTTGCTGATACAACTTCTACAGAAGCACCTTATCTTGATCCGAAAAATGCAGACAATAACGTACCTGTTGGAAATCCTCAGTTAAGTACTATCACGATTGCATGGAATAACGGAGATACCAACGAAAGAAAATTAGAAAGAATCATTACTCAAAAATGGCTTTCTCTTTATCCAAACGGACCGGAAGCGTGGGCTGAGCAGAGAAGAACTGGATATCCGATTCTCTTCAAAGTAAGAAAAAATGACAGTGGTGGAGCGATCAGTACAGAAGCCATGATCAGAAGAATTCCTTTTACTATTGATACCAAAACTTCACTCTATAATTACCAGCAGGCTTCACAGATGCTCAACGGACCTGATACCGGAGGTACTAAGCTATGGTGGGATAAGAAATAAAAAATATTCAGAATCACTCATTAATAAAGAGACATCTCAACATCAGATTTTTATTTGACACATTCATTGAGGCGGGAGAATAGAGTAGAATCTCCAAAAAATTTATAGTTTCGTTTTTTTTTAGCCTGAATGAATCTTTGAGATGTTCTCTTTTATTTAGAATCTTATTTTTAAATATGGGAAAAAACAACTCCGGAACCCGTCGGATACAGCCAATTCTTTGGATTTCCACATTGTACTTTGCAATGGGTATACCCTTTGTAACTATTAATGCGGTTTCAGGAATCATGTATAAAGATATGGGAGTTTCGGATTCACAGATCACATTCTGGACAGCCCTTATCCTGTTCTCCTGGACGTTAAAGCCGCTTTGGAGCCCGTTCCTGGAGATCTATAAAACAAAAAAATTCTTTGTTGTTTCTACTCAGTTTGCCATAGGAATTCTGTTTGCATTAGTAGCGTTAAGTCTGCCGATGCATGATTTTTTCAAATACAGTATTGCACTTTTTGCTGTAATAGCATTTTGTGGAGCTACCCATGATGTGGTAGCAGACGGAACGTATATTGGCTTTCTTACCAATAAAGAGCAGGCAAAATATATCGGTTGGCAGGGCGCTTTTTACAATCTGGCGAAGATTATCAGCAGTGGAGCACTCGTTTATTTTGCAGGTATTTTAGAAAAAACAAAAGGCGTTACCAATGCCTGGATGATCATTATGGTGATCTATGCATTACTGTTTTTTGTATTGGCTATCTACCACTATTTCATGCTGCCAAAAGAAAATAAAGAAGAACTGAAAGATGAGAAAACGGCCGGAAATGTTCGTAAAGAATTGTTGGAAGTGATTACCTCTTTCTTTACCAAAAAGAAGATTCTGTGGTGTATACTCTTCATCATCCTATATCGTTTTGCAGAAGGATTTGCAATCAAAATTGCTCCATTATTTTTTAAAGCTCCAAGAACTTCAGGAGGATTGGGGTTATCCACTTCAGACATCGGACTTGTCTATGGAACTTATGGTTCCGGGGCATTCATTTTAGGTTCTGTTCTGGCGGGATATTTTATCTCAGCCCGTGGACTGAAAAAATCTTTGATCTGGTTATGTTGTGCATTTAATATTCCATTTGTGGTATATGCTTTATTAGCGCATTATCAGCCTTCAGATCTATTGCCTGTGGGAATTGCTGTGGTGGTAGAATATTTCGGCTATGGATTTGGTTTTGTAGGATTAATGCTCTACATGATGCAGCAGATTGCTCCAGGAAAACACAAAACTGCTCATTATGCTTTTGCAACAGGAATTATGAATCTTGGCGTAATGATTCCCGGAATGTTCAGTGGGATGATCAGTGACTGGATCGGATACAAAATGTTCTTTATCTGGGTCCTGATTGCTACGATTCCTGCATTCTTGGCCACTTTATTCGTTCCTTTCCCTTATCCGGAAAATCAGAAAGAACAACAAATCAATTAATAATAATTTAAAAATAAAAAGTAAAAAATACTTTATGACAGCTCAATCAGTAATGATCCCCTGGCAGGATCGCCCGGAAGGTTGCAATGATATCATGTGGAGGTTTTCCGAAAACCCGATCATTAACAGATACGCGATACCAACATCCAACAGTATATTCAACAGCGCAGTAATTCCTTTTGAGGATGGATTTGCAGGGGTATTCCGTTGTGATAACAAGGCAGTACAGATGAATATTTTCGCCGGTTTCAGTAAAGATGGAATCAATTGGGACATCAATCATGATCCTATTGAAATGCAGGCAGGAAATACAGATATGATCGAATCCGATTACAAATACGATCCCCGCGTTACTTTTATAGAAGATCGCTACTGGATTACATGGTGTAACGGATACAATGGTCCTACCATCGGAATTGGATATACTTTTGATTTTAAAGAATTTTTTCAGTGTGAAAATGCCTTTCTTCCCTTCAACAGAAACGGCGTTTTATTCCCTGAAAAAATCAATGGTAAATATGCCATGTTGAGCCGTCCTAGTGATAACGGACATACGCCTTTCGGTGATATTTATATCAGCTACAGCCCTGATATGAAGTACTGGGGAGAGCACCGTTGCGTGATGAAAGTAACTCCTTTTGAAGACAGTGCATGGCAGTGTACAAAAATAGGAGGAGGGCCGGTTCCTATCAAAACAGAAGAAGGATGGCTGCTTTTCTATCATGGAGTGATCAATACCTGCAGAGGATTCAGGTATTCTATGGGAGCAGCTTTGCTTGATCTTGAAGATCCTACAAAAGTATTGTACAGAACGAAGCCTTATCTGTTGGCTCCGGCTGAATTGTATGAACTGACAGGAGATGTACCGAATGTGGTTTTCCCTTGTGCAGCCCTTACAGAAGGTGACAAAGTAACAGTATATTATGGTGCTGCTGATACCGTAGTTGCGATTGCCTTTGGATATATCTCAGAAATCATTGATTTTATGAAAAAGAATTCAATTTAATACAGTAATATAAAGTTTAGGAAAATAGGTTAATCATCTTAATTTTCCCGTTTTCTGGGAATTTTATAATGGTTTTCCTATTTTTAAACAAAAAAATCTCCGATACCTCTCTTATCATGAAAAAAGAACTGATTATCTGCTTTTTTACAGCCCTGTTTTCTGTAGCCAGTGCCCAGCAAAATAAAAATGATGTTTTATCCTGGGTAGACCCTTTCATAGGCACAGGAGGACATGGCCATACGTTTCCGGGGGCAACTACGCCTTTCGGGATGATACAGCTGAGTCCGGATCAGAATACAAAAAGTGGCGACTGGGACTGGTGTTCCGGATATCACTACAGCAGTAAAACGATTATGGGATTCAGTCATAACCATCTTAGCGGAACAGGATGGGCAGACCTTGGAGATATTCTGGTAATGCCTACTGTGGGACAGGTAAAAATGGTTCCGGGATCTGAGGAAAACCCTGAAACAGGTTACCGTTCAAAATTCACGCACGATAAAGAAGTGGCATCTCCGGGATACTATTCTGTAATGCTGGACAGCTATGGAATAAAAGCAGAACTTACCGCTTCTCCAAGAGTAGGATTTCATAAATATACTTTCCCGAAAAGTGATGAGTCTAATATCATTATTGATCCAACGAATAAAATCTTCGGAAATATCTACCACACTTTGATAAGTGTAGAAGGCAATAATAAAATCAAAGGTTACTGTTACAGCAATGGTTGGGGAGGTAAACGATTTGCATACTTCGTCATGGAGTTTTCCAAACCGTTTAAGTCTTACGGCGTTTATGCTGACGGAAAAATCAAAAATGATGAAAAAATTGCCCTTGCCAAGGATGCTAAAGCCTTTGTAAGATTCTCTACAGAAGATCAGGAAAGTATTGAAGTAAAAGTATCACTGTCTCCGGTGAGTACAGAAAACGCACAGGAAAATTTCGATACTGAAGCAAAAAATATTGACTTTGCAAAAGCGAAGGAAACAGCTCAAAAGACATGGAGAGATTTGATCGGCAGATTCCAGGTGACTGGAGGTACAGACAGCCAGAGAAAAATTTTCTACACAGGCGTTTACCACACATTCATTGCACCAAATCTTTATATGGATGCCAATGGAGATTATGTGGCCGCTCAGGAAAACATGAATACAAAATGGTTCACGAATTACAGTACCTATTCCTACTGGGATGGATTCAGAGCAACTCACCCGCTGTTGACCATTATGGATCAGAAACACACAAAAGAATTTGCCAATTCCCTGATCAGCAGATATACAGATCGTAAAGACCACATGCCAATCTGGGAACTTTGCGGATATGATAACTTCTGTATGTTAGGGTATCACAGTGCTTCGGTAATTTGGGATGCTATTTCCAAAGGTGTTCCGGGTATTGACGCGGAAAAAGCATTTGCTGCTATGAAAGATGCTTCTTTAACAGATAAAATGAGCAGCAGTGATGGTGGCGGAGGTCTTAATGATTATATTAAATTAGGCTACACCCCATCAGAAAACGGTGCTTCAGTTTCTGCAACACTGGAATATTCATATGATGACTGGTGTATTCAGCAGCTTGCAGAAAAACTAGGGAAGAAAGAGGAATCAGAAGTATATAAAAAACGTTCTATGAACTTCCTGAACACTTTCAATAAAGAAAACAATCACTTCTGGCCAAGACAAAAAGACGGGAAATTCTTAGCAGATTTTACTCTTAACGACTGGAAAAAACTGCAGCCACACTGGGTTTCCGGAAACATCTGGGCTTACGATTTCTTTGTTCCTCATCAGATTGATGAAATGATGAATCTGTATGGAGGGAAAAAAGGATTTGAAGAAAAACTGGATAAAACCTTTACAGAAGCCCTTCATATGGAAGGAGAACAGCATGTTGATATCTCAGGATTTATCGGATCTCTAGGATTTGGTGATGAGCCGGGACATCATGTTCCGTACCTGTACAATTATGCAGGAAGCCCTTACAAGACTCAGAAAATGGTAAAATTTATCCGTGACAATATGTACGCGGCAAAACCGGACGGAATCGTCAATAACGAAGATTGCGGTCAAATGTCGGCATGGTATATTTTCTCTTCATTAGGATTCTATCCTGTGACACCGGGGAAACCTGTTTATGCTATCGGAGCACCACAGTTCCCAAAAGCTTCTTTACAATTGGAGAACGGAAAAACGTTTACCGTGATTGCAGACAAAATATCTGACAAGAATATCTATGTTCAGAAAATGTTCCTGAACGGAAAAGAATACAAAAGCTGGGAATTGAATCACAGTGATATTATGAACGGTGGCGAGCTTAGATTTGTAATGGGCAGCAGACCGGTAAAATAAGACTAATAAAAATAAACGAAACAAAGTATCAATGGAAAGGAGAAATTTTATTAAAACAAGTGCACTGGCAGGAGCCGGATTGCTGTTTACTCAGAATGTTTTTGCAAAAAATTTAGTATTGGACGATTTTCCTGTTGTCCGCGTTCCTAAAGAAAAAAGACATTTTACCAGCGAATCCGTAGAAAATGCTATTGCTGCTTTTAAAAAGAAAGTTAAAAACAAAGAACTCAGCTGGCTCTTTGAAAACAGCTTTCCCAATACATTAGATACTACTGTTTTCTATAGTGAAACCAACGGAACGCCTGATACGTACGTAATCACAGGGGATATTGATGCTATGTGGCTTCGTGACAGTTCTGCACAGGTTTTCCCTTACCTGCAGTTCTCCAAAAAAGATGAAAAGCTGCACAAGCTGATCTCAGGAGTGATTCATAAGCAGACTACTTTTATCCTGAAAGATCCTTATGCAAATGCTTTCTACAACGATGACCAAAAGATCAGTAAATGGAAAGAATATGACCATACCGATATGAAGCCGGGAACCCATGAAAGAAAATGGGAAATAGACTCTCTTTGCTATCCTATCCGTTTGGCCTATCACTTCTGGAAAACAACAGGAGATACAAAACCTTTCGATGCCAACTGGCTGAAAGGAATAAAACTTACTTTGCAGACCTTTACAGAACAGCAGAGAAAAAATGATCTGGGACCTTACAAATTTGAGCGTACAACAGCATGGGCAACAGATGGAGTTCCTATGGGTGGATATGGTTATCCGACGAAACCTGTAGGATTGATCAGTTCTATGTTCCGTCCAAGTGATGATGCTACCATCTACGGATTCCTGATTCCATCTAACCTATTTGCAGTAGTAAGCTTACGCCAGGCTGCGGAAATGGTTTCTCAGATTAAAAATGAAAAAACACTGGCTCAACAACTGAACAGCCTTGCTGATGAAGTAGATACAGCCATCAAAAAATACGGAATTTACAATCATCCTGAATTTGGAAAAATCTATGCTTTTGAAGTAAATGGCTTTGGAAGCTACAACCTGATGGATGATGCGAACTGTCCAAGCTTGCTGGGACTGCCTTATCTGGATGCGGTGAAAGCTGATGACCCTGTGTATTTGAATACAAGAAAATTTGTGTGGTCAGAAAATAACCCGTTCTTCTTCAAAGGAAAGCTGGCAGAAGGAATAGGAGGTCCACATATCGGATTGGATATGATCTGGCCAATGAGTATCATAATGAAGGCACTCACTACCAATGACAAAAGTGAGATCAGATGGTGTATAGATACCTTACAGAAAACGCACGGAGGAACAGGCTTTATGCATGAATCCTTCCATAAAGACGATGCTAAAAAGTTCACCAGAGAATGGTTTGCATGGGCAAATACGCTATTCGGTGAATTGTTATGGAAAACCTTTAACGAAAACCCGGAGCTACTGACATAGCCCTTCCTTTTATATGGTGTATTCATTTGAGATTCCTTCCTGAAAAAGAAGGTGTCAGGGGAATGCTATATAAAATTCAGACACCAAAAACACCTTAAAAAAATTATACAATGAAAAAAAAATCCATCTTTACTGCACTGATTGCCATGATGCTTCAGTCAGGGTCTCTGATTAACGCACAACAGCTTAGTCCTACCGGAATATGCTATGTAGAAGTGAACAACAACAACCTCCTGAATGCAGGAGCGTACAAACTGCAGACATCAAACAGCTATCTGTTCAATGTGGTGAATATTTTTGCGGCTAATATTAATTATGATACCAGCCGTGGAAGAGCGTATCTGTATTCCAATAATAACGTTACCAAGGTTCTTACCAATGCAGATACCTACATAAAGCCACTTCAGCAAAAAGGAATGAAAGTAGTACTGACGATTTTGGGAAATCACCAGGGAGCGGGAATCTGTAATTTCCCTACCCGTGAAGCAGCAAAAGACTTTGCATTACAGCTTGCCAATACAGTGAATACCTATGGTCTTGATGGAATTGATTTTGATGATGAATACTCAGAATACGGAAACAATGGGACAGGGCAGCCTAATGACAGTTCTTTTGTAATGCTTGTTCAGGAGCTCAGAGCACTATTACCGAATAAAATTATTTCATTCTATTATTATGGTCCTGCAGCTTCAAAACTTTCCTGGAACGGAGCCAGAGTAGGGGATAATGTCAATTACAGTTGGAACGCAATGTATGGAACATTCTCCGCTCCAAATGTACCTCCTCTTACTAAAGCACAAATCTCTCCTGCTGCCGTATGGATGGGAAATACTTCCAATTCTACAACCACCAGTCTGGCTACACAGACCAAAAATGGCGGATACGGAGTATTCATGTGGTATGATTTACATGGAACTAATGAAACGTCACAACTTTCAGCAGGAACTCAGACGTTGTACGGAGAGCCAACTGTTTTAAGCGGTACTTTACAGTCATGGACACAAGGGGCAAATTGTGATGCGCCTATTGGGTTGTACACAAGCAATCTTACAGGAACAAGTGCAAAACTGAATTGGTCAGCCGTAGGAACCAATACCTATGATATTGATTATAAACCGGCTTCTTCAACAACTTGGACGAATGCTGTATCAGCAACAGGCTCCACTTCTGTAACCATTTCCGGATTAACAGCCAATACCGAGTATGACTGGAGAATCAGAACGAATTGTAGTGTGAAAAGTGCCTATATGTTTGCTCCAAGATTTACAAGCACTTCAGGAACGGCTCCTACAGGTTCTTACGCATTATCTTTAGATGGAAGCACTGAATCAGGAACTGCCGGAAATCTTACACTAAGCGGTTCTGCATTATCTTTTGAAGGCTGGATCAAACCTTCATCCTTTAAATCAGCTTCTCCTTATATCTCTTCTATCATGGGAACAGAAGTAAGCGACAGCAATTCTGCATTCTTAAGATTAGGAGATGCCAGCCTGGCAAATAATAAGCTTCAGTTTGTTGTAAGTATTAATAATGTACAGCAAAAACTGGCCTCTGCAACAGCTTTGAATGCCAATACTTGGTATCATGTGGCGGCTACCTATGATGGTGCCAACATGAAATTGTATATCAACGGTGTTCTGGATGCAACTAAAGCACAAACCGGAAATGTGAATTCAACAGGAGCATTCAATGTAGGATATTTATATAATACATCAAGAAACTTCAATGGAAAAATAGATGAGGTAAGAGTATGGAAACGTGCATTAAGCCAAACGGAAATCAGTCAGAATATGTGTAATGTAACAGTTCCGGCAACATCATTAGCTGCCTACTGGAAGTTTAACGAAGGCAGTGGTTCTACTGTTCAGGATACTTCAGGAAATGGCGTGACTTTAACATTGACAGGTGTTGATGCTTCCAATTGGGGAACAGATCTGCCATGTACAACAGGAACTTCATTATTAGCAAGAAATGCTTCGATCCAAAAGGCAGTAAATGCAGGACAGATAAACATTAAAAATCAGATAAAATTATATCCTAATCCGGTAAGCAAGTCTTCATCACTTACAGTTTCTGTTCCGGATGAATACAGCAAAGGAAAATTAACGGTTTATGATTTTAATGGAAGAATCGTAGATACGAAATCACTGAACTCCGGAGACAATCAGTATCAGTATGAATTGACCAGACTTTCGGCAGGAAACTATATTCTTCAGTTTGAATCTCATGATGGAAGCTTAAAACAATCCGAAAAACTAATTGTAAAATAATAACCACAGTCATTGGGCTTCGGCCCAATGATTTTTCTACTACAAAATTGATATACTATGAGAAAAAAATCCTTTTTTATTCCCCTGATGGCCTTAATGCTTCAGTCAGCCCCATTACTCAAGGCACAGCAGCTAGATCCTTTAGGAATCTGCTATGTGGAGGTGAACAACAATAATATGCTGAACGCAGGTTCCTATACTTTGCAGAATACCAACAGACAGCTTTTTGACGTTGCTATTATTTTTGCAGCGAATATCAATTATGATGTTTCTAAAAACAGAGCTTATATTTCAAACAATAATAACGTCACTAAAGTCCTTAATGATGTCAATACCTATGTAAAACCTTTACAGCAAAAAGGAATAAAAGTATTACTGGATCTTTTAGGAAATCACCAGGGAGCAGGAATTTCTAATTTTCCAAACCGTGAAGCGGCTAAAGATTTTGCGTTACAGGTTGCTCATACTGTCTATACTTATGGCTTGGATGGAGTAGACCTTGATGATGAATATGCAGGATACGGAAATAACGGAACGGGGCAGCCTAATAACAGTTCTTTTGTCATGCTTCTGCAGGAATTAAAAGCAGCAATGCCGGATAAACTGATTACATTCTACTACTATGGCCCGGCTACAACCAGACAAACTTATAATGGAGATTTAGCAGGAAACTATATCGATTACACATGGAATGCGATGTACAGTACATACAATGCGCCTGTAGTTCCTCCTCTTAATAAATCCAAAATCTCTGCAGCGGCAACATGGATTCAAAACTCGAATCCAAGCTCAACTTCTGCCACTACACTGGCAAGCTTAGCGACCAGCACAAAAAATGATCAATATGGGGTATTCATGTGGTATGATCTGGCAGGAACTAATGTAGCCAGCTACCTGAGTACAGGCTCCAATATTCTCTATAATGAAAACACACTTTTAAGTGGTCAGTTGTACTCATGGTCTCAGGGACAAACATGTGATCCGCCATTAGGACTCGATGTTTCAAACGTGACAGGAACTTCAGCAAAACTGAACTGGACTTCCAATGCTTCCCAGTCTTATAATATTGATTACAAACCAGCCAATTCTACAGTATGGACGAATGTGGCCAGTAACTATTCAGGAAATAATATTGTCATCAATAACCTTACCCTGAATACCAATTACGATTGGAGAATACAGTCCAACTGCTCACCGACATTAACAAGTACTTATATTTTTGCACCAAGGTTTAACTCCGGAAGTGGCTGCACTACGCCATCAGGATTAACTTCCGGAAGTTTCCTTGGTAATATTGCTCAGCTATCCTGGGATGCAGGAAATGCAACTTCATATACACTGCAATATAAAACTGCAGCAGCTACAACATGGTCTGAAATTCCGAATATTACAACCAATTCTTACGCACTTCAAAATCTTACCCCAAATACAAGTTATGTATGGAAAGTACAGGCGGGATGTGCCGGAGGAACTACAAGTACTTATTCAGGAGAAGGATCATTCAACAGTGGCTTTGCACC is a genomic window containing:
- a CDS encoding SusD/RagB family nutrient-binding outer membrane lipoprotein, with the protein product MKINTIKTLVFGAAVLFSASGCTNDFDQYNQEKLGGPENFYADFIAVVNPMKSIQRGLQADYQLYPNLSADMYSGMFSTATPFNGGVNNLTYSMMDGWNNRIIARQQDIFNYSIIIDNAAKNNYQGVDFTGTFAVKKILKVITAARVSDNHGPVVYSKYEKPNPNGVTDFDSQQDAYNYFIADLSTAITDLQKVMAMPATKNVEDKTSLKNADLVYGGNMAQWAKLANSLKLRLAMRISYADPAKSKQYAEEALASSAGLITDNADNALISVGQSELSFIIYSWGDCLIGAPLMAYMNGYNDPRLPAYAIPASDAGLQGKYIGIRQGIDLLNGKSTYGGFSQPQAKSANGDYFSGTDGKMKLFTAAETWFLKAEAALRGYAGAGDIQTNYTTGVQQSFGEWGKSANVATYLADTTSTEAPYLDPKNADNNVPVGNPQLSTITIAWNNGDTNERKLERIITQKWLSLYPNGPEAWAEQRRTGYPILFKVRKNDSGGAISTEAMIRRIPFTIDTKTSLYNYQQASQMLNGPDTGGTKLWWDKK
- a CDS encoding MFS transporter — protein: MGKNNSGTRRIQPILWISTLYFAMGIPFVTINAVSGIMYKDMGVSDSQITFWTALILFSWTLKPLWSPFLEIYKTKKFFVVSTQFAIGILFALVALSLPMHDFFKYSIALFAVIAFCGATHDVVADGTYIGFLTNKEQAKYIGWQGAFYNLAKIISSGALVYFAGILEKTKGVTNAWMIIMVIYALLFFVLAIYHYFMLPKENKEELKDEKTAGNVRKELLEVITSFFTKKKILWCILFIILYRFAEGFAIKIAPLFFKAPRTSGGLGLSTSDIGLVYGTYGSGAFILGSVLAGYFISARGLKKSLIWLCCAFNIPFVVYALLAHYQPSDLLPVGIAVVVEYFGYGFGFVGLMLYMMQQIAPGKHKTAHYAFATGIMNLGVMIPGMFSGMISDWIGYKMFFIWVLIATIPAFLATLFVPFPYPENQKEQQIN
- a CDS encoding SusC/RagA family TonB-linked outer membrane protein, which produces MRKAVIPVLFVFSLSANAQEKKSADTTKTNSIEEVVVTSLGIKRQARSLTYSSQQIGGDELTEVKTPNLLNSINGKVSNVQINRTNGVGSSVRVIMRGNKSVNNAQPLYVIDGIPIINGTGKSADIGQYSNMPDPGDVLSSINPDDIESINFLKGASASALYGSAGGNGAILITTKKGRAGKSSITYSSSLTVDRAYSLPKLQHSYLSYDPSVSGSQPGQAVDSWGAKGSSKDYLKDFLQTGTTWVNSLSFQSGNERSTSYFSIGNTTNKGVVPMSYFDQYNVSFRNSSKFLDDKLTLDANFIGSLQESKNRQTPGASFSPLTSLYWLPRGVDFDQYGADNYSYLDKTRFLPAQNWWEVNPDGSFKGNPVTQNPYWILNRNPVTVSNKNTYGALSLSYQINPWLTARVRGNYSWNISDSQRDIAAFSAPSLLANGTNGRMLKNTYENSSTYGDVLLIGSPKISESISLDFTVGGSINTTRNKIGQIDNAYLANPNLFTLNNLQWNVNRSPGDGYHNIYTNMKKQVQSVFASASVGYKNMFYVDMTFRNDWDSTLALTGRTGFDYESVGANAILSSIFKLPEVINFWKVRGSYATVGLGLPTNITNAMVEYSKGYVYGVDAGTIVYPKSSFATGAGFEALLPKPELNKTFEAGTELRLLNNKLNFDITYYNSNTSNQLLETTIPSYLGGLAPGSYYINAGKIRNTGFESSLSYKIFGSEKFGWTTTLNASANKNKIVELFPTSINVSQELTFPLTGGGDYTKLKLGGSFGDLYGIKFKRDDQGRILVNEKGVPLAEGIPSYLGNPNPKFIMGFNNSFNIGKLGISFLIDGKFGGKVLSLTEKANDIYGVSQSTADARDAGGVSIPNAVYAPGTPNAGQAYTGLTNAKDYYKAVGTTEGFGKGVDEAYLYSATTIRLRQASVSYMFDVNSKYLKNATVSLVGTNLFFFYKKAPFDPEQVSGNTPGGVGVDSFGLPVTRSIGLSLKANF